A stretch of Lathyrus oleraceus cultivar Zhongwan6 chromosome 6, CAAS_Psat_ZW6_1.0, whole genome shotgun sequence DNA encodes these proteins:
- the LOC127095850 gene encoding uncharacterized protein LOC127095850, with the protein MKNYDTIWVIMDRLTKSAHFILIRLNYPLERLEELYIEKIRKGEVAYHIALPPLLDNLHDVFHVSQMRRYILNLSRVIQVDDVHVRDNLTIEASPIQIEGREVKQLRGKEITLVKVAWGGPSGGNMTWKLDGQMRKSYLNMFP; encoded by the exons ATGAAGAATTATGATACCATTTGGGTTATTATGGATAGGTTGACTAAATCGGCTCACTTCATTCTGATTCGACTTAACTATCCATTGGAGAGGCTAGaagagttgtatattgagaagatt AGGAAGGGAGAAGTGGCCTATCATATTGCTTTACCACCGTTGCTTGataatcttcatgatgtgtttcatgtgtctcagaTGAGGAGATACATTTTGAATTTGTCTCGTGTGATTCAAGTGGATGATGTGCAtgtgagagataacctgactatTGAGGCATCACCCATACAGATCGAGGGTCGGGAAGTGAAGCAGTTACGTGGTAAGGAGATTaccttagtgaaggtagcttggggaggaccatCTGGTGGAAACATGACTTGGAAGCTTGATGGCCAGATGAGGAAGTCGTATCTGAATATGTTTCCTTAA